The sequence GCCACAGCCCTTGGATCGCGCGAGCGTGGACTGGCGTGCGGCCGTGCGCCTCGCGCGACGCCGCCGACCACCACGCGATCGCCAGCGATGCCATCAGCGCGGTCGCCAACGCACCCCACTGCGACGGCGACACCGCGGAGACGTCGACACCGGCGCGGCCGAGCACCGCGAGCACGACCCACGGCGCGACCACGACCGTCAGGACGGTGCGGGCCCAACGTGCACTGGCGGCACCGGCCGCGATGCCGACCAGCGCGAGCGTCGACCCGAGGCCGGCCCACGCCATCACGTGCTGCGCGAGCTCGAAGCGGGCCTCGCGGACCTCGAAGGGCTCGTCGCCACCCTGGCTGAGCAGGGCCATCGCCCCGGTCTGCGCGAGCGTCGAGATCACCGCGATCCACTGGGCCACGCGCACCGCGGGCCGCCCGCGCGACCACGCCGACGCGAGCGCCGCGATCGCCAGCACGTAGACCCCGTCGACGTGGTGCAGGAGCGTCTGCAACGTGATGACGCCGTCGAGCGTGTGCTGCCAGGCCTCGCTGCCGAGCTCGGCACCCTCGGCCTGGGCCTCGAGACCAGCCACGCGGATCCACACCACCACGCGCGCGAGCGCGACGACCAGGGTGAGCCCCGCGGCCACGCGCAGGCCGAGCCGTTGCTCCGGGTCTGCGGGGCCGGTGGTGGCGGGCTGTTGCGCGTCGACCATCGGCGGACCTCCAAGCGTAGCAGCCGGGTCGGAACCCTTGCGCGACCGCGAACCCTTTGGCCCCGCGGTGGGCTCCCACCGACATGAACGACGATGCACCGTCTGGGTGGGGCGCCGCCCTTCGGCCCACGGTCACGCTGGTGCTGCTGCTCACCGCGGCGACGACAGCGGGCTGCAGGAGCACGGCCGCCGCGAGCGCGGCGGACGTGAACGCGAGCGCCGCGAAGCCAGGGACGGCGGCCGTGCAATCCCCCGGCGCCGTCGCGCGTGCGCGGGTCGAGCACGGCGCGGTCCTGCTCGACGTGCGCACGCCCGAAGAGTTCGAGCAGGGCCACATCGGCGGTGCGATGAACATACCGGTCGCGGAGCTGTCGGCGCGCATCGGCGAGCTGGGCGCGAGCGAGCGGGCGGTGGTGGTCTACTGCCGCAGCGGCAACCGCAGCGCCCAGGCCACGCGGATCCTGCAGGCCCAGGGCCACGCCGACGTCTTCGACCTCGGCCCGATGTCGGCGTGGTGACCGACGCCTGCGGTGAGGACACGCCGGAATCGCGTAGGCCATGGGGCCGCGGCCTTGCGCGTCGGCACGCGCCCGCGACAAGCTGGGGCGTGGGTCGAAATCTGCGCCGCACATCCGCGCCCCGGCGGCCATCGACGTCATGGCTGGCGGTGCTGCTGACGCTCGCCTGCGGTGGCGAGCGCGAGGCCGGCACCGACGCGGGCGTCAGCGCGGGCGTCACGATGGGCATCACGGGTGCCGCGACCACGCTCGGCTCCGCCGGCGATGCCAGCGGCTCCGATAGCGGCGGCGACAAGCTCGACCTCGCCGGCGTCGAGCCGCAGATGGGCTGCAGCAAGATCGATCTCGTGTTCGTGGTCGACAACTCCGCCTCGATGGCCGACGAGCAGCAGCAGCTCATCGCCAGCGTGCCCGGCTTCATCACCTCGATCCAGGGCATGCTCGGCGACGACTTCCACGTGATGGTCGTCGACACCGACGTCGGCGTCGGCGACGGCTGCTACGAGGTCATGTACAACTCGTTCGACTGCGGCCTGTGGTGCAACGCCAACTGTCCGGACGGCTGCAACTGCGAGTGCAACGGCGAGCCCTGCGGCCCGTGGAGTCCGCGACCGTGCGGTGAGCTCCTGGGCGCGGGTCGGGTCACCGATGCGGCCGGCAACGACTGCGGCCTGGGCAGCCACCGCTTCATCGACGCGACGCTCGCCGACCCATTCGGTGCGTTCAACTGCATGGCCGCGGTCGGCATCGACGGTGACCCCAGCGAGCGCCCGGCACAGGCGCTGCTCACCGCGCTCGGCCCCCTCGCCAGCGCCGGCGAGTGCAACGAGGGGTTCCTGCGCGACGACGCGCTGTTGATCGTCACGCTGATCTCCGACGAGGACGACTCCCTGGCCTCGCCCGGCGACGCCGACAGCTGGCACGACGCACTGGTCACCGCCAAGCACGGCAACGCGTCGGCGGTCGTGATGCTGGGCCTGCTGGGCGATTCCGACGTGACGGGCGGCCTGTGCCCGCCCTTCGATCCGACCGACAACAGCGGCTCGCAGCCGTCGCTGCATCTGCGCGCGTGGGTCGAGTCGTTCGAGTACGGCGCGTGGGTCTCGGTCTGCGAGCCCAACTACGCGGCCTTCTTCGACAGCGCGCTGTCGTCGATCGTCACCGCCTGCGACGAGTTCGTGCCGCCCGGCTAGCAGGCCGCGGTAAGGGGGCCCCGACGCGAGCACGCCGCGAAGCGAAGCGTCCGGCGGAGCGTGGCGCCGACGGTCGCGTGGCGCCGACGATGGCGTGGCGCCGACGGTCGCGTGGCGGGGCCGCGCTTGATAGGATCGCGCCCGCATGCGCACGCTGATCCAGGGTGGAACCGTCGTCACCGCAACCGACACCTTCGCCGCCGACGTGGTGGTCGAGCAGGGCAAGATCGCGGCGCTGCTGCGCCCCGGCAGCGCCGCCGCCCTCGGCGCCTTCGATGAGACCGTCGACGCCAAGGGCCAGCTCGTGTTCCCCGGCGGCATCGATGCCCACACCCACCTCGACATGCCGTTCGGCGGCACCACCTCATCGGACGATTTCGAGAGCGGCACCACCGCGGCGGCCTGCGGCGGCACCACCACCCTGATCGACTTCGCGATCCAGCCCAAGGGCAGCTCGCTCAAGTCCGCACTCGACACCTGGCACGCCAAGGCCGAGGGCAAGGCGGTCTGCGACTACGCCTTCCACATGATCGTCACGGACGTGCCGCCGCCGGTGCTGGGCGAGATGGGCGACCTGGTCCGCGAGGGCATCACCAGCTTCAAGCTGTTCATGGCCTATCCCGGTGTGCTGATGGTCGACGACCAGTCGATCTTCCGCGCCATGCTGCGCGCCGGGGAGCTCGACGCGCTCATCTGCATGCACGCCGAGATCGGTCAGCCGATCGACGTGCTGGTCGAGCGGGCGCTCGCAGCCGGCCACACCGCGCCGATCTACCACGCGCTCACCCGCCCCGAGGTCGCCGAGGCCACCGGCACCGAGCGGGCCATCGCGCTGGCCGAGATGGCCCACGTGCCGGTCTACATGGTCCATCTCTCGGCCCAACGCGCGCTCGAACGCGTGATGGAGGCCCGGGACCGCGGGCTGCCGGCCTACGCCGAGACCTGCCCGCAATACCTCTTCTTCAGCGAGGACGATCTGCGCGGCACGCCCGAGGACGAGTTCGAGGGCGCGAAGTTCGTGTGCACGCCGCCGCTGCGGCCCAAGCACCACCACGATCACCTGTGGCGCGGCCTGGCCAACTACGATCTCCAGGTGGTCTCGACCGATCACTGCCCGTTCTGCATGAAGGACCAGAAGGAGCTCGGCCGCGGCGACTTCAGCAAGATCCCCAACGGCATGCCCGGCGTGGAGACCCGGCTCTACCTGCTGTGGCAGGCGGTCCGCGAGGGCAAGCTCTCGATGAACCGCTTCGTGGAGATCAGCTCGACGGCGCCGGCCAAGATCTTCGGGCTCTACCCCCGCAAGGGCACCCTGGCGATCGGTGCCGACGCGGACATCGTGGTGTGGGATCCCGAGAAGCGCCACACCATCACCAGCAAGACCCTGCACATGCGGGTGGACTACTCCCCGCTCGAGGGCCGTGAATTCGTCGGGGCCCCGACCCTGGTCATGCAGCGGGGGCAGACCTTGGTGCGAGCGGGTAGCTTCTTGGGCAAGGCCGGCCAGGGCCAGTTCCAGCGCCGTGGCACGTGGGGCCTGTAGCGCGATGAAGGAGCGCGAGCGACGATGACGATGACGATTCGAACGGTTGCAGTGATCGGCCCCGGCAATGTCGGTGGCGACCTCGGCACGCGCCTGGCCGCGAGCGGCGTGCGGGTGATCTTCGGTGTGCGCGGCGGCAAGGATCTACCCAAGCTCGCGGGGCCCAACGTCGGGTTCGCGAGCCCGGCCGAGGCCGCGGCCCAGGCCGACGCGATCGTGCTGGCGCTGCCGGCCAACGTGGTGGTCGACGTCGCCCGCGGACTCGGTGATCTCGACGGCAAGATCGTGGTCGACGCCAACAACTGCCTGAAGATGGATCGGGGCCCGGTGTGGAATCCGCCGCCCGAGGGCTCGCTGGCGCAGGCGATCGCGGCTGCGGTGCCGTCGGCCCGC is a genomic window of Deltaproteobacteria bacterium containing:
- the hydA gene encoding dihydropyrimidinase; amino-acid sequence: MRTLIQGGTVVTATDTFAADVVVEQGKIAALLRPGSAAALGAFDETVDAKGQLVFPGGIDAHTHLDMPFGGTTSSDDFESGTTAAACGGTTTLIDFAIQPKGSSLKSALDTWHAKAEGKAVCDYAFHMIVTDVPPPVLGEMGDLVREGITSFKLFMAYPGVLMVDDQSIFRAMLRAGELDALICMHAEIGQPIDVLVERALAAGHTAPIYHALTRPEVAEATGTERAIALAEMAHVPVYMVHLSAQRALERVMEARDRGLPAYAETCPQYLFFSEDDLRGTPEDEFEGAKFVCTPPLRPKHHHDHLWRGLANYDLQVVSTDHCPFCMKDQKELGRGDFSKIPNGMPGVETRLYLLWQAVREGKLSMNRFVEISSTAPAKIFGLYPRKGTLAIGADADIVVWDPEKRHTITSKTLHMRVDYSPLEGREFVGAPTLVMQRGQTLVRAGSFLGKAGQGQFQRRGTWGL
- a CDS encoding rhodanese-like domain-containing protein produces the protein MNDDAPSGWGAALRPTVTLVLLLTAATTAGCRSTAAASAADVNASAAKPGTAAVQSPGAVARARVEHGAVLLDVRTPEEFEQGHIGGAMNIPVAELSARIGELGASERAVVVYCRSGNRSAQATRILQAQGHADVFDLGPMSAW
- a CDS encoding NAD(P)-binding domain-containing protein gives rise to the protein MTIRTVAVIGPGNVGGDLGTRLAASGVRVIFGVRGGKDLPKLAGPNVGFASPAEAAAQADAIVLALPANVVVDVARGLGDLDGKIVVDANNCLKMDRGPVWNPPPEGSLAQAIAAAVPSARVVKAFNTFGHEYHGDPRTAAGPVTVPIAGDDADAKAAIAELARTAGFAPVDCGPLRNASLLENLAILWIHLAMAGGQGREIAWQLVGRPPA